A genomic window from candidate division WOR-3 bacterium includes:
- a CDS encoding ATP-binding protein: protein MKVLRLSFVFIFFSLVLLILSLLLKIKENLEIKKEAEELISLFEPSFESILNASYFIDELYYKNLDNLSDFLAPDLKEDSLLKIALVNNFYEITILDKNLRVISSTGRKKNSVIEKKVFEKGRIESIEGDSLFYLLDKGNYYILMIKDIRDLKEKKTESGLKKMLEKLSKEEKIEYISLESSGETVFSSKNIEPINDRDLIDKIINKNRILIQKRKIYEEEIIEVLKAFFFRNTPIGILRLGISLDRFRNRIFVINLILISGVFLFLFSLLLFILSFYERFKYFPSLILSDYSIYKIENNKLQKVYGKELNLSNLDFKDKRQILCRLNEDYYFAERDNDFIIFLKINEFMELFKESEKKREEEGILRILSSFAHEIKNPLNSLKLISYRLKDKIKEDYPEFEKALNSLTNSIEEFMNLLRPFYLKKERVKVKDFIESVIKKIEGDLKDNKIEVVIKGLNKELFFDLNQMEKVFLNLIRNAIEAQPEGGRIDIEVFEEKGRLMIKVKDYGIGIKRENLDRIFEPYFTTKKSGTGLGLFTVKRIIESHGFEISVNSEEGKGTEFIIKT from the coding sequence ATGAAAGTTTTAAGATTATCTTTTGTCTTTATTTTTTTCTCTCTTGTTTTGTTAATTCTTTCTTTATTGTTAAAGATTAAAGAGAATTTAGAAATAAAAAAAGAGGCTGAGGAACTTATAAGTCTTTTTGAGCCTTCTTTTGAATCAATTTTAAATGCCTCTTACTTTATTGATGAACTTTACTATAAAAATCTTGATAATTTATCTGATTTTTTAGCTCCGGATTTAAAGGAAGATTCTCTTTTGAAAATAGCTCTTGTGAATAATTTTTATGAAATAACAATTTTAGATAAAAATTTAAGGGTAATTTCCTCAACAGGTAGAAAGAAAAATTCTGTAATAGAAAAAAAAGTTTTTGAGAAGGGAAGGATTGAGTCAATAGAGGGTGATTCCCTTTTTTATTTATTAGATAAAGGAAATTATTACATTCTAATGATAAAAGATATAAGAGATCTTAAAGAGAAAAAGACTGAATCAGGATTAAAGAAAATGCTTGAAAAATTAAGTAAAGAGGAAAAAATAGAATATATTTCTCTTGAGTCAAGTGGTGAAACTGTTTTTTCTTCAAAAAATATTGAGCCGATTAATGATAGGGATTTGATTGATAAAATAATAAATAAAAATAGGATTCTTATACAGAAAAGAAAAATTTATGAAGAGGAGATAATTGAGGTTTTAAAAGCTTTTTTTTTCAGAAATACTCCTATCGGTATTCTCCGGCTTGGTATTTCACTTGACAGGTTTAGAAACAGGATTTTTGTTATTAACCTTATACTTATATCAGGAGTTTTTTTATTTTTATTTTCCCTTCTTTTATTTATTTTAAGTTTTTATGAGAGATTTAAATATTTTCCATCTTTAATTTTGTCAGATTACTCCATTTATAAAATAGAAAATAATAAATTGCAAAAAGTTTATGGCAAAGAACTTAATTTGTCAAATTTGGATTTTAAGGATAAAAGGCAGATTTTATGTAGATTAAATGAAGATTATTATTTTGCGGAAAGAGATAATGATTTTATAATTTTTTTAAAGATCAATGAGTTTATGGAATTATTTAAAGAAAGTGAGAAAAAGAGAGAAGAGGAGGGTATTTTGAGGATTTTATCAAGTTTTGCTCATGAAATAAAGAATCCCTTAAATTCCCTGAAATTAATATCATACAGATTAAAGGATAAAATAAAGGAGGATTATCCTGAGTTTGAAAAAGCTTTAAATTCTTTAACTAATTCTATTGAAGAATTTATGAATTTATTAAGACCTTTTTATCTTAAAAAAGAAAGGGTAAAAGTAAAGGATTTTATAGAAAGTGTTATTAAAAAAATTGAAGGGGATTTAAAAGATAATAAAATTGAGGTAGTTATAAAAGGTTTAAATAAAGAGTTATTTTTTGATTTGAATCAGATGGAAAAGGTTTTTTTGAATCTGATAAGAAATGCTATAGAGGCTCAGCCTGAGGGTGGAAGGATAGATATAGAAGTTTTTGAAGAAAAGGGGAGATTAATGATAAAGGTAAAAGATTACGGAATAGGTATAAAGAGGGAAAATTTAGATAGAATTTTCGAGCCTTATTTTACAACAAAGAAAAGTGGAACAGGACTTGGTCTTTTTACAGTAAAGAGGATTATAGAAAGTCATGGATTTGAAATTTCTGTAAATTCAGAGGAAGGTAAAGGAACAGAGTTTATAATAAAAACCTAA
- a CDS encoding pitrilysin family protein — protein MRIKFEVKKYFLDNGLKILLIPMRREIVSFYIVYKVGSRDEIEGKRGISHLLEHMMFKGTKKLKPEEFSKIIQKMGGIDNAFTTEDFTFYYETVPKDAIFKVIEMESDRMLNLNFEEFEAEKNVVIEERKERIENSPFGKFWENFSLLSYTIHPYRYPVIGFEQDILNITKKDLKKWYDKFYSPSNAFIVITGGFEEKEVLKSLKRNFSKIEKNNKIERKIFYEPEQNFERKMVIREKDFLKILGISFHSVPFSHPDFIKLSLFSALLGGMESSRLENILVLEKNLCHEVSTFCEEKIDMGLFIFYAILNKDADFDNVIEIFWNEVEKIIKGDLKDEEVQKVKNMLSSEFLYRMQSTSGRGQIVSHFELNDMFDRIFTYLDEVEQINKDEIIETARKYIKKERANYLILC, from the coding sequence ATGAGAATAAAATTTGAAGTAAAAAAATATTTTCTTGATAACGGTTTAAAGATTTTACTTATACCCATGAGAAGAGAAATTGTTAGTTTCTATATTGTTTATAAAGTAGGTTCAAGGGATGAAATTGAAGGGAAAAGAGGTATATCCCATCTTTTAGAACATATGATGTTTAAAGGAACAAAAAAATTAAAACCAGAAGAATTTTCAAAAATAATTCAAAAGATGGGTGGAATTGATAATGCCTTTACAACAGAAGATTTTACTTTTTATTATGAAACTGTTCCAAAAGATGCTATTTTCAAAGTTATTGAAATGGAATCTGATAGAATGTTAAATTTAAACTTTGAGGAGTTTGAAGCAGAAAAAAATGTTGTTATTGAGGAAAGAAAAGAAAGGATAGAGAATTCACCCTTTGGCAAGTTTTGGGAAAATTTTTCCCTTCTCTCTTATACAATTCACCCTTACAGGTACCCGGTAATAGGTTTTGAACAGGATATCCTAAATATTACAAAAAAGGATTTAAAAAAATGGTATGATAAATTTTATTCACCTTCTAATGCTTTTATTGTTATTACAGGTGGATTTGAAGAAAAGGAAGTTTTAAAATCCTTAAAAAGAAATTTTTCAAAAATTGAGAAGAATAATAAAATTGAAAGAAAGATATTTTATGAACCGGAACAGAATTTTGAAAGAAAGATGGTGATAAGGGAAAAGGATTTTTTAAAAATACTTGGTATAAGTTTTCATTCAGTTCCCTTCAGTCACCCAGATTTTATCAAATTAAGCTTATTTTCAGCTTTACTTGGCGGAATGGAGAGTTCAAGACTTGAAAATATTTTAGTCCTTGAAAAAAATCTATGTCATGAAGTTTCCACTTTCTGTGAAGAAAAAATTGATATGGGTCTTTTTATATTTTACGCAATATTAAACAAAGATGCTGACTTTGATAATGTTATAGAAATTTTCTGGAATGAGGTGGAGAAAATAATAAAAGGAGACCTTAAAGATGAAGAAGTCCAGAAAGTTAAAAATATGTTATCTTCTGAATTTTTGTATAGAATGCAGAGTACATCCGGTAGGGGTCAGATTGTATCCCATTTTGAGCTGAATGATATGTTTGACAGGATTTTTACCTATCTTGATGAAGTGGAACAAATTAATAAGGATGAAATAATTGAGACAGCAAGAAAATATATTAAAAAAGAAAGGGCAAATTATTTAATTTTATGTTAG
- a CDS encoding cytochrome c maturation protein CcmE, producing MFIIITMKNKKIKIGIITFLFFLGTLYLIFTGLKKTWVYYYTVEEFFQKNPYVDGKTIRLQGKVVPGTVNKKGNIVEFEIGNNENKIKVIYKGTAPDMLFQPEAQVVVEGVYYKADNLFKAHFLLTQCPSKYQAEEAKEK from the coding sequence ATGTTTATAATTATAACTATGAAAAATAAAAAGATTAAAATTGGGATAATAACTTTTTTATTTTTCCTTGGAACTCTTTATTTAATTTTTACAGGTTTGAAAAAAACTTGGGTTTATTACTATACAGTTGAAGAATTTTTCCAAAAAAATCCCTATGTTGACGGAAAGACAATAAGATTGCAGGGTAAGGTTGTCCCCGGAACTGTGAATAAAAAGGGTAATATTGTAGAATTTGAAATTGGTAATAATGAAAATAAGATCAAGGTTATATACAAAGGAACGGCACCTGATATGCTCTTTCAGCCTGAGGCACAGGTTGTTGTTGAAGGAGTTTATTATAAGGCAGATAACCTTTTTAAAGCACATTTCCTTTTAACCCAGTGTCCTTCAAAGTATCAGGCAGAAGAAGCAAAAGAAAAATAA
- the rplU gene encoding 50S ribosomal protein L21, protein MWAIIEFKGEQFFVKEGKRILVPLLPDVKEGDEIVIDKVLLLKENGKYKIGSPYLENVRVKARVLNPLKKLKKVIVFKMKPKKNYRRKKGHRQKVTEVKIEKIEI, encoded by the coding sequence ATGTGGGCAATTATTGAATTTAAAGGAGAACAATTCTTTGTGAAAGAAGGAAAAAGAATTTTAGTTCCCCTTCTTCCTGATGTAAAAGAAGGGGATGAAATTGTTATTGATAAGGTCCTTTTACTTAAAGAGAATGGAAAATATAAAATAGGTTCACCTTATCTTGAGAATGTAAGGGTGAAAGCAAGGGTTTTGAATCCTTTGAAAAAGTTAAAAAAAGTAATTGTTTTTAAAATGAAACCCAAGAAAAATTACAGGAGAAAGAAAGGACACAGGCAGAAGGTTACAGAGGTTAAAATAGAGAAAATTGAAATTTAA
- a CDS encoding pitrilysin family protein, with the protein MLEKVYKGEISNKIKVYYVKNDELPLISFAIGFCSGSYLDPKGKEGLFYLTSSLIDKGYDTFSSFKIREFFDNIGAKFNITSSKNMLSIKILSEDKFFEKIVEFIRGLIFYPPFKEEEIEKEKNRIISEILQDEEDPETFVSKKFYEVLYENTPLSHPLEGYIESINSIEKKDIEEFYREKVLKRKIFIAGTGSIDLDIFLKKFEDFFENLDEFNLNYPEFKKDKVDKKIFLIKKKVNQVFVRLGQYSLNRKDKNYHKLILSNYILGGGAVASRLYSKIRNELGFVYTIYSKFNNLDPFKGAFYYYFQTGTENFERAMKILIDEIKKFKLKGVKERELKEAKGFFKGSIPREIETYSQITNILLSALYYELKPSYLYDTLNKILETNKEELFEFIRNFYDYENLCGTIIGPENYDFSFIYDIFSEHKIELM; encoded by the coding sequence ATGTTAGAGAAAGTTTATAAAGGTGAAATATCAAATAAAATAAAAGTTTATTATGTAAAAAATGATGAGTTACCTTTAATTTCTTTTGCGATAGGATTCTGTTCAGGAAGCTATTTAGATCCAAAAGGTAAAGAAGGTTTATTTTATCTTACTTCAAGTCTTATTGATAAGGGTTATGATACATTTTCTTCCTTTAAGATAAGGGAATTTTTTGATAATATTGGAGCCAAGTTTAACATTACAAGTTCAAAAAATATGCTCTCTATAAAAATCCTTTCAGAGGATAAATTTTTTGAGAAGATAGTTGAATTTATAAGGGGATTAATTTTCTATCCTCCTTTTAAAGAAGAAGAAATTGAAAAAGAAAAAAATAGAATAATTTCAGAAATTTTACAAGACGAAGAAGATCCTGAAACTTTTGTATCAAAAAAATTTTATGAAGTTTTATACGAAAATACACCCTTATCACATCCCCTTGAAGGTTACATAGAGAGTATTAATTCAATAGAAAAAAAAGATATTGAAGAATTTTACAGAGAAAAAGTTTTGAAAAGAAAAATTTTCATAGCGGGTACAGGTTCTATTGATTTAGACATATTTCTTAAAAAGTTTGAAGATTTTTTTGAAAACTTAGATGAGTTTAATCTTAATTACCCAGAATTTAAAAAGGATAAAGTGGATAAGAAAATTTTTTTAATTAAAAAGAAAGTTAATCAGGTATTTGTAAGACTTGGACAATATTCTTTAAACAGAAAGGATAAGAATTACCATAAGTTAATTCTTTCTAACTATATACTAGGTGGAGGAGCAGTTGCTTCAAGACTTTATTCAAAGATTAGGAATGAACTTGGATTTGTTTACACGATTTATTCAAAATTTAATAACCTTGATCCTTTTAAAGGTGCCTTTTATTATTACTTCCAGACAGGAACAGAAAATTTTGAAAGGGCAATGAAAATTTTAATTGATGAAATCAAAAAATTTAAATTAAAAGGGGTAAAGGAAAGGGAATTGAAAGAAGCAAAAGGTTTTTTCAAGGGTTCCATACCAAGAGAAATTGAAACCTATTCCCAAATCACAAATATTTTACTCTCTGCCTTATATTATGAACTTAAACCTTCTTACCTTTACGATACCTTAAATAAAATTTTAGAAACAAATAAGGAAGAATTGTTTGAATTTATAAGAAATTTTTATGATTATGAAAACCTATGTGGAACTATAATAGGTCCTGAAAATTATGATTTTTCCTTTATATATGATATTTTTTCTGAACATAAAATAGAATTAATGTAA
- a CDS encoding sigma-70 family RNA polymerase sigma factor, with protein sequence MNKEKEFEIIYKKFSKDVYSYLLFLSLSREEAEDILQDVFIKFWKLFDRLKNLENIKAYLLKMARNRLIDLKRKEKKLKFVELNEEIFDFKCEDPVDKIKKIEFVKKILENLEEEEREIIILRFYENLKFKEISEILSINENTLRVKYLRILEKIRKYVYNYNYEK encoded by the coding sequence TTGAATAAGGAAAAGGAATTTGAAATAATTTATAAAAAATTCAGTAAAGATGTTTATTCTTATCTTTTGTTTCTCTCCCTTTCAAGAGAAGAAGCAGAAGATATTTTGCAGGATGTTTTTATAAAATTCTGGAAATTATTTGATAGATTAAAAAATTTGGAAAATATAAAAGCATATCTTTTGAAAATGGCAAGAAACAGATTAATAGATTTAAAAAGAAAAGAAAAAAAATTAAAGTTTGTAGAATTAAATGAGGAAATTTTTGATTTTAAATGTGAAGACCCAGTCGATAAAATAAAAAAGATAGAGTTTGTTAAAAAAATATTGGAAAATTTAGAGGAAGAAGAAAGAGAAATAATTATTCTTAGATTTTATGAAAATTTAAAATTCAAAGAGATTTCTGAAATCCTTTCCATTAATGAGAATACCTTGAGGGTTAAATATTTAAGAATTCTTGAAAAAATAAGAAAATATGTTTATAATTATAACTATGAAAAATAA